In a single window of the Scyliorhinus torazame isolate Kashiwa2021f chromosome 2, sScyTor2.1, whole genome shotgun sequence genome:
- the LOC140407746 gene encoding C-X-C chemokine receptor type 1-like has translation MEFDDLEKWQKYFDNYSDYEEFYLDPVTFACTPIVNESINVVIAVVYSLVCFLAVTGNMVVMVVIFYNRRIMSSTDIYLLHLAVADLLFAVTLPFWAVDATSGWVFGDAMCKIISLLQEVNFYSGILFLACISVDRFLSIVYSTKIHQQKRPFLIKVICAAVWVLAILLSLPILYKGEYTPAGIDRTMCYEILDGKSAETWKITTRFLRHIIGFLIPLAVMIFCYSVTIWRLCQTRGFQKQKAMKVIIAVVLAFLICWLPHNITVFIDTLMRSKYIDYICDRRKHIDRALIGTQILGFLHSCINPILYAFIGVKFRNNLLKLLAMIGIIKQSEEIHQKASTSLSSVSGLT, from the coding sequence ATGGAATTCGATGATTTGGAAAAGTGGCAAAAGTATTTTGACAATTATTCTGATTACGAAGAGTTTTACCTTGATCCAGTCACATTTGCCTGCACACCCATTGTAAATGAATCAATCAACGTGGTGATTGCTGTTGTCTATAGCCTGGTGTGTTTCCTCGCTGTGACAGGGAACATGGTTGTAATGGTCGTCATATTTTACAATCGACGCATAATGTCGTCCACAGACATCTACCTGCTTCACCTGGCAGTGGCCGATCTCCTATTCGCTGTGACCTTGCCCTTTTGGGCAGTGGATGCCACATCTGGCTGGGTGTTTGGTGATGCCATGTGTAAGATCATCAGCCTGTTACAGGAAGTTAACTTTTACAGTGGGATTCTGTTCCTGGCCTGTATCAGTGTCGACCGCTTTCTGTCCATCGTCTACTCCACAAAGATCCACCAGCAGAAGAGGCCATTTCTAATCAAGGTGATCTGTGCTGCTGTCTGGGTGTTGGCCATTCTTCTGTCTTTGCCGATTCTGTACAAGGGCGAATATACTCCAGCTGGTATCGACAGAACCATGTGTTATGAAATACTTGATGGTAAATCAGCTGAAACATGGAAAATAACCACCAGGTTTCTGAGGCACATTATTGGGTTCCTCATTCCTCTGGCTGTGATGATCTTCTGCTACAGTGTGACGATCTGGAGATTGTGTCAAACGAGGGGGTTCCAGAAACAGAAAGCCATGAAAGTCATCATCGCGGTGGTGCTGGCCTTCCTCATCTGTTGGCTCCCGCACAATATCACCGTGTTCATCGACACGCTGATGAGGAGCAAGTACATTGATTATATTTGTGACAGGCGTAAACATATTGACAGGGCTCTGATTGGAACACAGATTTTGGGATTCCTGCACAGCTGCATCAACCCAATCCTTTACGCATTCATCGGGGTGAAATTCAGGAACAACCTGCTCAAGCTCTTGGCTATGATAGGAATCATTAAACAAAGCGAAGAGATACATCAGAAAGCAtccacctccctctcctctgtATCTGGCCTCACTTGA